The genome window AATTCGGTCGTGAACGTTTTGCGGGGTGTCATGGTCGTGCCTCCTATGATCGAGGCTTAACTCCACCTGCGCAAAATCGACTGAACCCCACAACTCAAGCCGCTCCGCAGTGTGCCCGTGGATTCAAATGCAGAAGGGTAACGGAGACTAAGAATTTGTCAACTTCCCGCACCACCGCCCCAGACCGTGGCCCCATCACTCGAGCACGCGCACCCGGTTGCCGCCCGCCCGCTTGGCCTGGTACATTCCCTCATCTGCCCGGCGCAGGTCCTCGGTTAGGGTGCTTGTGTCCTGAATGACCCCGATGCTGAGCGTTACCGGCTCTCCAAGCGTAAACGGCTGCTGGAACTGACGTTCGCACTCGGCCCGCAGGCGCTCCATATCCTCCGCCAGCGTCTGGCAACTGCTGTCCACGCGAGTGACCACAAACTCGTCCCCGCCCAGCCGGGCCAGCAGATCGCCGGGCCGGGTGAACTGGCGCAGCAACTGTACGACGTCTTGTAAGACCCGGTCCCCAGCCGCGTGTCCGTGGCGGTCATTGACGGCTTTGAAATGATCCAGATCAATCAAGGCCATCACCACCGGCAGCCCCTCCTGGCGGCGCAGGTCAATCCACTGCTCGAAGGCCCGGCGGTTGCCCACTCCGGTCAGATCGTCGGTCAAGCTGAGTGCGCTGGCCTCGCGCCTGAGGATTTCGAGCGTGGCGGCCTGCGTCCGTAGCGCTGTGGCGACGTGTTGGGCTTGCTCGAGGCGGCCCAGCACTTCCAAAGCTTTGAGTTGGGTGGTGCGCTCCCCGTCGTGGCGGCGGCGAACGGCCTCCAGCAACTCACGCATAGCCAGGTACGCCTTGTGCGGCTGCCCGCTGCGGTAGAGGGCCTGCGCCCGAACCTCCAGAAAATCGTCGAGCATGTCCTGGCGGGTGGCGATCCAATCTTGCAAACTGTCCAGCAAGGTCAGGGCCGTGTGGGCAGCGCCGTGCTGGGCTTCCAGCTTGGCGTGGAAGAACTGGAGCGTGAGCAGGCTATCTAACGGTAACTGAGGCTGAGACACCTCGGCCTTCACAAAAAGCTGCCGGGCCTCCTCGAGCTGCCCCACCTCGGCCAGCCGCAAAGCTCGTTGGGCAACGGTTCCCACCCAGTACGGCCAGGCCTGCGTTGGCTGCAACAGGTCCAGAGCGTGTGAGAGCAGGGCGTCACTTCTGACGGTGTCTCCCAGCTCGTGGTAAGCCACGCTGAGATTAAAAGCCGCCAGTCCCAGCCCCGCGCGGTGGGCGGTTCCCGCTCCCTGGAACACGTCGTAGGCCATCTGGTAGCGCTGCCGCGCTCCGTCCGGGTCATCCCAGATCAGCAACACCCCGATGTCGTTGTGGGCTAGCCCCTGCATCTCGGCGTCACCCAGAGCGCTCCCCCACTGAAGCTGCTGTTCAAAACAGGCCAGCGCTTGGCGTCCCCGCCCCAGCTCCATCAGCACGTCGCCCTGAATGCCCACGGCCCTGGCGTGCCAGAGGGTGGGCGTCTCCGAGGGCCACTCCGCTGCGGCCAGCGTCAGCGCTTCCAATGCTCCGTTGTGGTTTCCGGCACGCCAGGCCAAGTACGCCTGAAGCACGCGGGCCCCGGGCCCAAGTAGATGGGCCTCAGCTAAGCTCAGGGCTATGTCAGGCGAACTCATGCGTAAGCTCCAAGCGCGTTCGAGGTCGTTATGCGTCAGCGTCACCCCTTCATTAAACTCGGGCCACACTGACTAGACTCTCTCTGTTAAGAGAATCACGCGAACTGGGGGCGGATTTCCTTCGCCGCCGTCTCAAAGCAGGCGGGCTGACCGACAATAGAAACGCTGCGCTGACCCTTAACGCCCAGCAAATCAATTTGGAACGCTGAGTAAGAAGTTGGAGAGTGGTATTTTTTATACTCCTCCTATGCCCTCTGCTCGGTCCCATCTCTCATTCCCACCCCACGGCGCTGGCCTACAGAGGCGATCCGGGTCTGCCGACCAGGCAAGGCTCTTCAGGTCTACGCTGCAAAGGATGGTCCTGTGGGGGAAGACGAGGCAACGTGCCTACGCGCTGGTGACGGCCTTCAGCAGCCGAGTCTGCCGGCCCAGTCCCGACAGGCCAGCAGACTGGCGGTGCCTGAGATGACGGCGGCGCAACAAGAAGCCTTTGAAAAAGTGTCTCAAAGCGTCATGGCGCTGGTCACGAATCTCGTCTTGATTCTCGATGCTGAAGGCAAGATCACTTACGCCAGCGAGAGCGTCCATCACTGCCTCGGCTACGAGGTCGCGGCGCTGCTCGGCCAGCCAGCGGCCGATTTCCTCACGTTTGAGCAAGCCGCTGAAGTGAAAAGCAATCTCAGCGCCCCACCCGCGCCGGAATGGCGTCAGTATCAAGTTCGCCACCAGAACGGCTCCTGGAAAAACCTGGACTTCACCTGGACCAGTCTCCTCGACGACCCACTGGTGGCCGGCGTTCTGGTGGTGGCGCGGGACATCACCGATGAAGTGCAAATTCGCCTGGAACTGGCCGAGCAGCGAAAGTTCTACCGGACGATTCTCGAAGATCTCCCGTATCAGGTGGCCGTCCTCGATGAGCAGGGACGCTATGTCTACGCCAACCCGGCGGCCATCGGAAATCCCGAGGTGCGCCGGGGCATCATCGGGCTGACCGACGAGGAGTATTGCCGCTGGCGCGGACACGATCCGCAAGTAGCGGTCAACCGTCAGCGCCATTTCGACGAGGCCAGCCGCAGTCGCCGCTGGGTCAACTGGGAAGAGATCATGCGCGGCCCGGACGGGCATCTCAAGTATCACCAGCGGCATTATCATCCGGTCTTCGGAGCGGACGGCCACCTCGACCGGATGATCGGGTACGGACGCGACGATACCGAGCGCCAACGTCGGCTGATGATGAATGCCAGGCAGACCCAGGCGCTGCGTCTGTGCGCCCAGGGAGCGCCGCTGCAAGAGATTCTGAATCAGATCCTGAGTGCCCTCGAAGCGTCCTTCCCGCACTCCCAGGCGACGCTGTGCCTCGGCGACGAAGCGCTGCCCGGCCCAGCCGCACCGGGGATGACGGCGGACATCCTGGTCGGAGCCGTCCGCGTCGGCACGCTCGAACTTCAGCAGCCGGAGACAGGCGACCTCGCTGAGGCCCAGCCGGTGCTGGACCATCTGGCCGGTCTGGCCAGCATGGTTATCGAGCGCGACTTGCACCTCAAGCAGCTTGAACGGCTGGCCTACGCTGATAGCCTGACCAATCTGATGAACCGGCCTGCCTTCGTCCGGGCGCTGAATCAAGCCCTGGCCAGCAGACAGCGCCCGTCGGTGGTGATCTTGGATCTCAAGCAGTTCAGGAACGTCAACAGCCGGTATGGGCACGCGGCGGGCGACGCGCTGCTGGTCGCCGTGGCCCGCCGAATCGAGCACAGTCTGCCGGGTTGCAGCGTCGCCCGGGTCGCTGGCAACGGATTTGCGCTCCTCATCCCCGGCGGCCCCGTAGAGACGGTCATCACAGCCTTACCCCAGGTTCTGAGCCAGCCCTTTGCCGTGCGGGGCGAAACACTTTACCTCAATGTTCATATCGGCGTCAGTTCCGAAGCTCAGCCGCAGGAAGACGCCGAGGCTATCGTCCAGCAAGCGGAACACGCCCTACGTCAGTCCAAGCAACTCGGTCAGACGATTTCGCTCTACGACGCCGAGGAGTACGCGGTCGAACTGACGGCCATGACCTTGGAAGCGGAGTTGCGCCAGGCATTCACTGACCGCCAGCTTGTTCTGGCATTCCAGCCGCTGGTTCGCGCCCGCTCCGGGAACCTGGAGGCGGTGGAAGCGCTGCTGAGATGGACCCATCCGCAGCGCGGAGCCATTTCGCCGCAGGTCTTTATCGCCCTGGCCGAGCAGAGTGACCTGATCCTCGACATCGGCGGCTGGGTGCTGCAACAAGCTTGCCAGCAAGCGGCAGCCTGGCCCGGCGGGCCGGTGCAGGTGAGCGTCAACGTCTCTGCGCGGCAATTTGAATCTCCACGGCTAAAAGAGGACGTGCTGAATGCCCTAGTGATCAGCGGCCTGCCTGCCCACCTGCTGGAGCTCGAACTGACCGAGAACATGCTGATGACCTCAGGCCGGGACGTGGTCGATGTGCTCGAGCAGCTCAAGGCCCTG of Deinococcus detaillensis contains these proteins:
- a CDS encoding GGDEF domain-containing protein, with product MLQAYLAWRAGNHNGALEALTLAAAEWPSETPTLWHARAVGIQGDVLMELGRGRQALACFEQQLQWGSALGDAEMQGLAHNDIGVLLIWDDPDGARQRYQMAYDVFQGAGTAHRAGLGLAAFNLSVAYHELGDTVRSDALLSHALDLLQPTQAWPYWVGTVAQRALRLAEVGQLEEARQLFVKAEVSQPQLPLDSLLTLQFFHAKLEAQHGAAHTALTLLDSLQDWIATRQDMLDDFLEVRAQALYRSGQPHKAYLAMRELLEAVRRRHDGERTTQLKALEVLGRLEQAQHVATALRTQAATLEILRREASALSLTDDLTGVGNRRAFEQWIDLRRQEGLPVVMALIDLDHFKAVNDRHGHAAGDRVLQDVVQLLRQFTRPGDLLARLGGDEFVVTRVDSSCQTLAEDMERLRAECERQFQQPFTLGEPVTLSIGVIQDTSTLTEDLRRADEGMYQAKRAGGNRVRVLE
- a CDS encoding EAL domain-containing protein translates to MTAAQQEAFEKVSQSVMALVTNLVLILDAEGKITYASESVHHCLGYEVAALLGQPAADFLTFEQAAEVKSNLSAPPAPEWRQYQVRHQNGSWKNLDFTWTSLLDDPLVAGVLVVARDITDEVQIRLELAEQRKFYRTILEDLPYQVAVLDEQGRYVYANPAAIGNPEVRRGIIGLTDEEYCRWRGHDPQVAVNRQRHFDEASRSRRWVNWEEIMRGPDGHLKYHQRHYHPVFGADGHLDRMIGYGRDDTERQRRLMMNARQTQALRLCAQGAPLQEILNQILSALEASFPHSQATLCLGDEALPGPAAPGMTADILVGAVRVGTLELQQPETGDLAEAQPVLDHLAGLASMVIERDLHLKQLERLAYADSLTNLMNRPAFVRALNQALASRQRPSVVILDLKQFRNVNSRYGHAAGDALLVAVARRIEHSLPGCSVARVAGNGFALLIPGGPVETVITALPQVLSQPFAVRGETLYLNVHIGVSSEAQPQEDAEAIVQQAEHALRQSKQLGQTISLYDAEEYAVELTAMTLEAELRQAFTDRQLVLAFQPLVRARSGNLEAVEALLRWTHPQRGAISPQVFIALAEQSDLILDIGGWVLQQACQQAAAWPGGPVQVSVNVSARQFESPRLKEDVLNALVISGLPAHLLELELTENMLMTSGRDVVDVLEQLKALNVRLALDDFGTGYSSLAYLNRFPLDVLKIDRSFIQGLGLETYGQKNLAIVRSTIALAHELGLEVVAEGVETGLQREILVALGCDLLQGYFFSAPMPLEKAVTWRFGSGPRSAKP